Proteins encoded by one window of Rhodobium gokarnense:
- a CDS encoding 2-oxoacid:ferredoxin oxidoreductase subunit beta gives MTAEVALKPKDYASAQDVRWCPGCGNYSVIKAVQKTLAEAGCNPENTVFVSGIGCSSRFPYYMETYGFHTIHGRAAAVATGVKISKPELDVWVVSGDGDSLAIGGNHLLHLLRRNVDVTYLLLNNEIYGLTKGQASPTSRRGTLSPTSPHGTLDQPVNPIEFAIGAHGRFIARCVDALQNLLSETFARAHAFHGTSFVEILQNCLVFNDGVFSDQEDKKKIDDTLLWLHHGEPMLYGADKSKGILFNPKTYALEPVTIGLDGVTLDDIVVHDETSHGLAMMLSALEAPLPVGVIYAAPEATFIGRQPIPQGTMAKSAARLAGAMHAGNTWRVE, from the coding sequence ATGACCGCAGAAGTCGCCCTGAAGCCGAAGGATTACGCGTCCGCGCAGGACGTTCGCTGGTGCCCCGGTTGCGGCAACTATTCCGTCATCAAGGCGGTGCAGAAGACGCTGGCCGAGGCCGGCTGCAATCCGGAGAACACCGTCTTCGTCTCCGGCATCGGCTGCTCGTCCCGGTTCCCCTATTACATGGAGACCTACGGCTTCCACACCATCCACGGCCGCGCCGCGGCGGTCGCCACCGGCGTCAAGATTTCCAAGCCGGAACTGGACGTCTGGGTGGTCTCCGGCGACGGCGACTCGCTCGCCATCGGCGGCAACCACCTGCTGCATCTCCTGCGCCGCAACGTCGACGTCACCTATCTGCTGCTCAACAACGAGATCTACGGCCTCACCAAGGGCCAGGCCTCGCCGACCTCGCGTCGCGGCACCCTGTCGCCGACCTCGCCGCACGGCACGCTCGACCAGCCGGTGAATCCGATCGAGTTCGCCATCGGCGCCCACGGCCGGTTCATCGCCCGCTGTGTCGACGCGCTGCAGAACCTTCTGTCGGAGACCTTCGCCCGGGCGCACGCCTTCCACGGCACGAGCTTCGTTGAAATCCTGCAGAACTGCCTCGTCTTCAATGACGGCGTCTTTTCCGACCAGGAGGACAAGAAGAAGATCGACGACACGCTCCTGTGGCTGCACCACGGCGAGCCCATGCTCTATGGCGCCGACAAGTCGAAGGGCATCCTGTTCAACCCCAAGACCTATGCGCTGGAGCCGGTGACGATCGGCCTCGACGGCGTCACGCTCGACGACATCGTCGTCCACGACGAGACCAGCCACGGCCTTGCCATGATGCTCTCGGCGTTAGAGGCCCCGCTCCCCGTCGGCGTCATCTACGCGGCCCCGGAAGCCACCTTCATCGGCCGCCAGCCGATCCCCCAAGGCACCATGGCCAAATCCGCCGCGCGGCTTGCCGGCGCGATGCATGCGGGGAATACGTGGCGGGTGGAGTAG
- a CDS encoding 2-oxoacid:acceptor oxidoreductase subunit alpha, whose product MNFQTSAGTAPDEGRRLRREAVVIRFAGDSGDGIQAAGSQFGIEAALAGNDLSTYPDYPSEIRAPAGTTYGVSSFQIQIASQEIHTPGDKLDCLVAFNPAALKVHLGDLKPGGVLIVDAGAFKAAGLKKAGYEHDPLSEDHADELADYRLLNVDISTLTRETVSAIPDIDVSSKKDALKARNMWVLGLVLWLYGREKGATLEWINKKFGTKPIVRAVNSAAIEAGYAFGATALLPSGLEPVTIEPAKAAPGLYRTATGAETTAYGLAAGALKQGLLPVYCSYPITPATTMLHTLARLGEEAGIRTFQAEDEIAAICAAIGASYAGGLGMTGTSGPGMALKSEGFGLAVAAELPLVIVNVQRGGPSTGLPTKVEQSDLLQAVAGRHGDAPMPVIAMRSPSEGFDIAVEAARIAVKYMTPVIVLSDGYIANAAEPWKIPSLTDLPDRRLQRGDAHGIQPFARDPDTLARPWIVPGMAGGVHRLGGLERQDGSGEVSYDAKNHERMTELRMRKIDGIAEDIPLQEVELGAETGDIAVLGWGSTYGAITDAVEKLVAEGLSVSHIHLRYIHPFPRNLPELLKGFKKVIVPELNTGQLTMLLRAKTLLPVEAVTKVAGRPFQIGEVETAIRAALSEMSS is encoded by the coding sequence ATGAATTTCCAAACGTCGGCCGGAACCGCCCCGGACGAAGGGCGCCGCTTACGGCGCGAGGCGGTCGTCATCCGCTTCGCAGGAGACTCAGGCGACGGCATCCAGGCCGCCGGCAGCCAGTTCGGGATCGAGGCAGCACTCGCCGGCAATGACCTGTCGACCTATCCGGACTACCCGTCCGAGATCCGCGCCCCCGCCGGCACCACCTACGGCGTCTCCTCGTTCCAGATCCAGATCGCCTCCCAGGAGATCCATACGCCGGGCGACAAGCTCGACTGCCTCGTCGCCTTCAACCCGGCGGCTCTCAAGGTGCACCTTGGCGACCTGAAGCCGGGCGGCGTCCTCATCGTCGATGCCGGCGCGTTCAAGGCCGCGGGCCTGAAGAAGGCCGGCTATGAGCACGATCCCCTGTCCGAGGACCACGCCGACGAACTCGCCGACTACCGGCTCCTCAATGTCGACATCTCGACGCTGACCCGCGAGACGGTCAGCGCCATTCCCGATATCGACGTCTCCTCCAAGAAGGACGCGCTGAAGGCCCGCAACATGTGGGTGCTCGGCCTGGTGCTCTGGCTCTACGGCCGGGAAAAGGGCGCCACCCTTGAGTGGATCAACAAGAAGTTCGGCACCAAGCCGATCGTGCGCGCGGTCAATTCCGCAGCCATCGAGGCCGGCTATGCCTTCGGCGCAACGGCGCTTCTGCCGAGCGGGCTGGAGCCCGTGACCATCGAGCCGGCCAAGGCCGCGCCCGGGCTTTACCGCACGGCGACCGGCGCGGAGACCACCGCCTACGGCCTTGCCGCCGGCGCCCTGAAGCAGGGCCTCCTGCCGGTCTACTGCTCCTATCCGATCACGCCAGCGACCACCATGCTGCACACGCTGGCCCGGCTCGGCGAGGAGGCGGGCATCCGCACCTTCCAGGCCGAGGACGAGATCGCGGCGATCTGCGCCGCCATCGGCGCGTCCTACGCCGGCGGCCTCGGCATGACCGGCACCTCCGGGCCCGGCATGGCGCTGAAGTCTGAAGGCTTCGGCCTTGCGGTCGCGGCCGAACTGCCGCTCGTCATCGTCAACGTCCAGCGCGGCGGCCCGTCCACCGGCCTGCCGACCAAGGTCGAACAGTCGGACCTCTTGCAGGCCGTCGCCGGCCGGCACGGCGATGCGCCGATGCCGGTGATCGCCATGCGCTCACCGTCCGAGGGCTTCGACATTGCGGTCGAGGCCGCGCGGATTGCCGTCAAATACATGACGCCGGTGATCGTGCTGTCCGATGGCTATATCGCCAATGCGGCCGAGCCCTGGAAGATCCCGAGCCTCACCGACCTGCCGGACCGGCGCCTGCAACGGGGCGATGCCCACGGCATCCAGCCCTTCGCGCGCGACCCGGACACCCTGGCGCGGCCGTGGATCGTTCCCGGCATGGCCGGCGGCGTCCACCGCCTCGGCGGTCTGGAGCGCCAGGACGGCAGCGGCGAGGTCTCCTACGACGCCAAGAACCACGAGCGCATGACCGAATTGCGGATGCGCAAGATCGACGGCATCGCCGAGGATATTCCGTTGCAGGAGGTGGAACTCGGCGCGGAGACCGGCGACATCGCGGTCCTCGGCTGGGGCTCGACCTATGGGGCGATCACCGATGCGGTCGAAAAGCTCGTCGCCGAGGGGCTGTCCGTCAGCCACATTCACCTGCGCTACATCCACCCCTTCCCGCGCAACCTTCCCGAGCTCCTCAAGGGATTCAAGAAGGTGATCGTGCCGGAGTTGAACACCGGCCAACTCACCATGCTTCTCAGGGCCAAGACCCTGTTGCCGGTGGAGGCCGTGACCAAGGTCGCCGGCCGTCCGTTCCAGATCGGTGAAGTTGAGACGGCGATCCGCGCCGCGCTTTCGGAGATGTCGTCATGA
- a CDS encoding heavy metal translocating P-type ATPase: MTIAEARTDTPVQPAPPADPITLEIGGMTCAACSARVERVLSRVEGVGSASVNLALERAEVVPAAKVDTARLIAVVEKAGFTAKKAETAASKRREAEEASEQARHAQERRMMLLLALSVVLTAPFIVSMVAMAFGLDWYIPALVQLALATPVQVLVGQRFYIGAYKSLRGGSANMDVLVSLGTSAAYFYSLVLLIQRGPSAAGALYFESAAVILTLILTGKLIEARAKRSTTAAIRALMALRPETATVLRDGQPEVVPIERVAPGDIVLVRPGERVPVDGTISSGASELDESLVTGESLPVARDVGDKVTAGTINGSGALEVSTGAVGEDTTLARIIRLVETAQVGKAPIQRLVDRIAAVFVPVIVAIAIVTFAGWMVAGGTFETALVAAVSVLVIACPCALGLATPTALVAGTGAAARAGVLIKDIEALEVAHRVDTVVFDKTGTLTEGRPAVTAVEAADGISDNEVLALAASANRSSEHPLAKASVMAAEERGLALAPSSGLKAIAGRGVSATVDGASVLVGNSALMAENGVDMAPVEALLAARESSAETVVTVARDGVALGIVALADPVREEAREAVAALKGRGIETTMMTGDAAGVAASVAADIGLNDWQGPVRPEDKSGRVEALRKEGRVVAMVGDGINDAPALAAADIGIAMGTGTDIAMETAGLTLMRPDPRLVSAALDVSRATGRKIRQNLFWAFVYNVVGVPLAALGFLSPELAGAAMAMSSISVVSNAALLKRWRPAFKSH; the protein is encoded by the coding sequence ATGACCATTGCCGAAGCCCGCACCGACACGCCGGTTCAGCCGGCACCGCCCGCGGATCCCATCACCCTTGAAATCGGCGGCATGACCTGCGCCGCCTGCTCGGCCCGCGTCGAGCGGGTGCTGTCGCGGGTCGAGGGCGTCGGTTCGGCCAGCGTCAACCTGGCGCTGGAGCGCGCCGAGGTGGTGCCCGCAGCAAAGGTCGATACCGCGCGGCTGATCGCCGTCGTGGAAAAGGCCGGCTTCACGGCCAAGAAAGCCGAGACGGCAGCCTCCAAGCGGCGCGAAGCGGAAGAGGCTTCCGAACAGGCGCGGCATGCCCAGGAGCGGCGCATGATGCTGCTCCTGGCCCTCTCCGTCGTCCTCACCGCGCCGTTCATCGTCTCCATGGTGGCGATGGCGTTCGGGCTCGACTGGTATATCCCGGCGCTGGTCCAGCTCGCCCTGGCGACGCCCGTCCAGGTACTGGTCGGCCAGCGGTTCTATATCGGCGCTTACAAGTCGCTGCGCGGCGGCTCGGCCAATATGGACGTGCTGGTCTCGCTCGGCACCTCGGCGGCCTATTTCTATTCGCTGGTGCTGCTGATCCAGCGGGGGCCGTCGGCGGCCGGAGCGCTCTATTTCGAGTCCGCCGCCGTCATCCTCACCCTCATCCTCACCGGCAAGCTGATCGAGGCCCGCGCCAAGCGCTCCACCACGGCCGCGATCCGCGCCCTGATGGCGCTGAGGCCCGAAACGGCGACCGTCTTGCGCGATGGCCAGCCCGAGGTCGTTCCGATCGAGCGCGTCGCGCCCGGAGATATCGTCCTGGTGCGGCCGGGCGAGCGGGTGCCGGTCGACGGCACGATTTCCTCCGGTGCCAGCGAGCTCGACGAGTCGCTCGTCACCGGTGAGAGCCTGCCGGTTGCGCGCGACGTCGGCGACAAGGTCACGGCCGGGACGATCAACGGTTCCGGCGCGCTGGAGGTTTCGACCGGCGCCGTCGGCGAGGACACCACCCTTGCCCGGATCATCCGGCTGGTGGAAACCGCCCAGGTCGGCAAGGCGCCGATCCAGCGGCTGGTCGACCGCATCGCCGCCGTCTTCGTGCCGGTGATCGTCGCCATCGCCATTGTCACCTTCGCGGGCTGGATGGTCGCCGGCGGCACCTTCGAGACAGCGCTCGTTGCGGCCGTCTCGGTTCTCGTCATTGCCTGCCCCTGTGCGCTCGGCCTTGCGACGCCAACGGCGCTTGTTGCCGGCACCGGGGCGGCGGCCCGCGCCGGCGTCCTCATCAAGGACATCGAGGCGCTGGAAGTGGCGCACCGGGTCGACACCGTCGTCTTCGACAAGACCGGGACGCTGACCGAAGGCCGGCCGGCGGTCACGGCCGTGGAAGCTGCCGACGGCATTTCTGACAACGAGGTGCTGGCGCTCGCCGCTTCGGCCAACCGCTCCAGCGAGCACCCGCTGGCCAAGGCGAGCGTAATGGCCGCCGAGGAGCGGGGCCTTGCGCTGGCGCCATCCTCCGGCCTCAAGGCGATCGCCGGGCGGGGCGTCTCCGCCACCGTCGACGGCGCGTCGGTCCTGGTCGGCAACAGCGCCCTGATGGCCGAGAACGGCGTCGATATGGCGCCGGTCGAGGCCCTGCTGGCGGCACGTGAAAGCAGTGCGGAAACCGTCGTCACGGTCGCCCGCGACGGCGTTGCCCTCGGCATCGTCGCGCTTGCCGACCCGGTGCGCGAGGAGGCCCGCGAGGCCGTTGCGGCGCTGAAGGGCCGCGGCATCGAGACGACGATGATGACCGGCGATGCGGCCGGTGTTGCTGCGTCCGTTGCCGCCGATATCGGCCTCAACGACTGGCAGGGGCCGGTGCGTCCCGAAGACAAGAGCGGCCGGGTCGAGGCGCTGCGCAAGGAGGGCCGGGTGGTCGCCATGGTCGGCGACGGCATCAACGATGCGCCGGCACTCGCCGCCGCCGACATCGGCATTGCCATGGGCACCGGCACGGACATCGCCATGGAGACCGCGGGCCTCACCCTGATGCGGCCGGACCCGCGGCTCGTCTCCGCCGCGCTCGACGTGTCGCGCGCGACCGGGCGCAAGATCCGCCAGAACCTCTTCTGGGCCTTCGTCTACAACGTCGTCGGCGTGCCGCTGGCCGCCCTCGGCTTCCTGTCGCCGGAACTGGCCGGTGCGGCGATGGCGATGAGCTCGATCTCGGTGGTCAGTAATGCCGCTCTCTTGAAGCGCTGGCGACCTGCGTTTAAGAGCCATTAG